From the genome of Candidatus Defluviilinea proxima:
ACAATACAGACCTCCCTATGACTCGCTCAGAGGTAGCGATACCATTGTTAGTGCACAACAGAGTACTGGGCGTTCTCGATATCCAATCAGACCAGCAACAGGCATTCAAAGTAGATGATATTGATGTTTTGCAGACGCTTACAGATCAGGTCGCTGTAGCGATTGAAAATGCACGTTTATTGGACGAGGCTCAATCGGCACTTTTGCAGATCGAGGCGTTGACAACCGTCCGCACGCGCGAAGCGTGGAATCAAAAAATTCAAAAAGGCAACTACACCTATACATATACCCCACTTGGCTTGCGTGCCGGGAAAGAATCCGAAGATGGCGAAAAAGCATTGAATGTCCCTATTGTTCTAAAAGGACAAAAGATCGGGACCATTTCGTTATCCCGCAAGGGCAACAACACATCCTGGACCGGTCTTGATCAGGACCTTGTCAATGAAGTTGCATACCAGACCGGGCTGGCAATAGACAATATCCGCCTTGTAGAAGACGCCACACAACGTGCCAAACAAGAGCAAACCGTTGGTGAGCTTGCCACCCGCTTTAGTCAGTCATTGGACATTGACAGTCTGTTGCAAACAGCTGCTCGCGAACTTGGTCAGGTGACAGATGTATCCGAAGTTTCCATATTCATAGGCCAAATCCCTGAACAAGCCACGCAGAAAAAACGCGCAAAACGGACTGCCAGTTGAGGATGCGATCATGCTAAGCGCAATCAGAAAATTCTTTACAGCCCCCGTATATAATGGCGACCCAGAAAAAACGCTGGACGCAAAAATTACGCATCGCGTAAGTGTGGCATTGCTTGGCCTTGCCATCTTATCCTTCCCACTTATTCTAGTAGGCACATCACAGCAAAACCGAGAATATGGCGTTATATCGAGTTCTCTCTCTATTGCAATCTGGCTATTCACAATTCTTTTAGTAAAACTTGAAAAACGGACGGTTGCAAAGATCATTATCCTGACTGTCAACACAGCTAGTATTTATTTTTCAATTTTCACATCAGGTGGTCTTGCACAGCCTACAATATTTGCCATGCTCTTTCTCCTGGCGGCAGCGCATCTCTTCTTCCCATCCAAAGGTGCAATTGTATACGGAGCAATCATCCTGGCACTTACATCACTTTTATATGGTCTACATATCATTGGTGTTGTACAAGAAACTCAGTCAACAAATATTGTACAGGGTATATTTTTAACCTTCGCATTTACCCTCATTGCAAGTGCAACCATCCTCGCCATCTCATCGTCGAACTACCAAGCAAACATCAAGGCAGTTCTAGAGAGAGAAAATGAACTTTACGAAAGAAATATCGAGCTCGATCAATTAAGAGGCGCGCTTGAGCAACGCGTATCTGAGCGCACCATACAGCTCGAAAAACGCGCCAATCAGTTCGAGGCCATTTCAACGGTCGCAAGCTCTGTCGCATCTTTAAAGAACATGGACGAGCTTCTCCCAGCGATTGCACGCCTCGTCATCGAAAGTTTTGGTTTTTACCACACCGGTATCTTCCTACTTGATAATAGCAAAGAGTTTGCCATTCTGGTAGCGTCACCAACAGAAGCTGGTAAACAAATGATTGCCAACGGGCACAAATTACGCGTGGGTGAGGTCGGCATTGTAGGACGTGTTGCATCATCTGGTGAGCCTCGTGTTACTCTAGATACCGGTCTTGATGCCGTACACTTTAATAATCCTCTTCTTCCAAATACCCGTTCAGAAATGGCCCTCCCCTCAAAGTAGAGGGAGAGATCATTGGCGTTCTCGATGTACAAAGTGATCAATCACAAGCGTTCAACGAAGATGATCTTGCCATTATGCAAGTATTGGCAGATCAACTAGCAACCGCGATTGAACGTACTCGTTTGCTTCAACAAGTAGAAGACAATTTTAAAGAGCTCGAAAAAGCCTATGGCCGTACTACAAGTGATAGTTGGAAGTCTCTTGCCCAAAGCGGCTTGATCAGTAATTTCGGCTATCGCTTCGACAATACCCGTATTCAACCGATCACAGAAGTTACAGAAACTGGGATAGAAGCCTTAACATCTGGCCAGATCATTGCAGGTAAAGGACATGCCGTTAAAGGCGAAACCGCCATTCCTATCAAATTACGCGGACAACCCATTGGCGTTGTGACTGTCAAGCTTAAGGAAGGGCATAGCACAAGCGCAATCGAAACGATCAAACAAGCGGTGGAACGTCTCGCAAGTTCATTGGAGAGTGCACGTCTCTTTGAGGAGGCACGCTTACGCGCAGATCGTGAACAGGCCATTGCGCAGGTTACATCCAATATTAGTGCTACGAGTGATTTCGACACCATCCTCCGCACAACAGTGGAAGAGATCGGCAAAAAGTTAGGGCAGAGCGAAGTCAGCATTCAAATGATCACGGGCACTGAGGAGTAAGACATGTTAAACGCAACAAAAAAATTCTTCTCCCCGCCAACCTTTGAAGATGAAGAAATCTCACGCCGAGCCAACTGGCTGAATATCATTGCCTGGTTCTTGATCGTTATTCGCGTCATTGTTATTGTAGCGCCAACATCAGGTAGCTTTGTATCCAGAGCAACATCATTTGATAACATTCACCCATTGTTATTTGCAATCGTCGCGCTCATATTAAATAAACGCGGTTACGTCCAAACGGCTGCCTTCATCATCTTGATAGATAACCTGTTTGGCATAGCTATATATTTCTCCGGACAAGGTGGGTTACGTTCACCGTTCTTAACTGCACTGGCCTTTTTGCTAAGTGTTGCAGCTCTCATCATCGGCGAAAGAGGCGCCCTGGGATTTACAGTATTAATCCTTATGACATTGGTTGGCTTTGCCATTGCAGACAACAACGATCTCATCACAAGTACAAGGCTTGAAAACACACGAATTCAGAACCTGTTATTTGGTCAAGCACTCATCTTTATTTCGACTGGATTCATCATATGGCTCACCACCCGTAGCCTGATGCAATCTCTTAAAAATGCACGACAAAAAGAGTTGGAAGTTAGAGCACTGGCATCCAACCTGGAAAAACGAGTGGATGAACGAACAGCAGAACTAGTGAGCAGGACAAGCGCTCTCGAAAAACAGACCCGTCAGCTACAGACAGTTGCCAGTGTAGCAAGAGCCATTGCATCAGTGCAAACCCTTGACAATCTGTTACCTGAAATCGCAAGACTTGTCAGCGAACAATTCGACTTCTATCATGTCGGTATTTTTCTTCTCGATCAAGACAAAAAAAATGCTGTTCTCCGCGCTTCAAACAGTGAAGGTGGTCAACGCATGCTGAGACGCCAGCACCAACTTAAATTGGATGCAAATAGTATCGTAGGCTATGCAACATCTCGTGGAGAACCTCGCATCGCTCTGGATGTTGGAGTTGATGCTGTTTTCTTCAACAACCCGGACCTCCCAGACACCCACTCCGAAATGGCCCTTCCACTCCGTATCGGTGCTGACGTAATCGGCGCATTAGATGTGCAAAGCACCCACACAAATGCATTCTCCGAGCAGGATATCGTTATTATCTCTACTCTCGCTGACCAAATTGCAATAGCCATCGAGAACACTCGCCTATTCAGCGAATCACGTGAGGCCCTCAAAGAATCGGAAGAGGCCTTTGTCCGTTACGTCAGGCGCGAGTGGAGTAGTTTTGCTACACAGGCAAAAAGCACTGGGTATCTGTTTGATGGAAACAGAACCATTTCGCTTGATGCAAAAGATAGATATAAAAAGATTAAATCACTGCCACAAACAGGTCAATTAGTACTGGAAAAAGATGCCAAGGATCTCACCATTCCCATCCGGTTACGAGGTCAAATAATTGGTGTTCTCGAAGTAAAACCAAAGGTTGATGGTCGTCAGTGGACACAGGACGACATGCTTCTATTGGAAGCCGCATCAGAACGTGCCGCCCTAGCTCTCGAAAATGCCCGCCTCGTTGAAACATCCGAGCGACGTGCGTCGCGTGAGCGTACCATCAGCGAAATCTCAACAAGGATCGGCGCAGTCAGTGACCTTGATGCCATCATGCAAGCCGCCGTAGAAGAACTTGGACGCAAGATCGGTAACGCCGCAGAAGTAACACTTGAACTTGATACAGAACAGGATAAATCGTAGGTTTATATTATGTTCGAACAGATCAAAAAAACCTTCTCTCCACCCGTTTTTCCTGATAATGATGATAAAACCCGTGCCGCCCTTTATGGCAACTGGATTATCCTGCTCTTTATGGGCCTTGTCCTTGCTACTGAAATCTCCGGGAAAATGGTACAGGGCGATTTCACTTTCAATATATTGGACGCTGCGTTATTCACACTTTTCGTCTTACTTTTCGTGGCTTGGGTATTACTCAAAAACGGATATGTAAATCAGGCAAATATATTGCTGGTTTCGTTGATGTGGACCATATCAAACTTATACGCATTTCTTGGCTTTGGCGTCAGAGACTCTGCCTACATTGCCAACTTTATCATCATTCTAGCCGCAGGGCTTTTACTGGGCTGGCGTGCCGCATCGATCCTCACAGCTGTTACCATCCTTACTGGTTTTGGCCTGGCATACGCAGAAACCCACAATTTGAGTCCAACCGCCTACTATTCCGTATCTGCAAACACAGCCAGAAACGATATGACTTCCATTCTCGTTGTGTATGCAATTTTTATTTTCCTGTTGTTCAATGGTTGGGATAGTGCCATAAAAAGCGCCAAACGAGGAAAAAACGAGCTGGAAATCAGCAACCGAGAACTCCTCGTGTCACAAAGCATGCTGGAGAAAAACCAAAGAGATTTATTAACTGCGAACCAGGAACTTGTTCATAGAAATGAACGCGTCAATGCGGTTGCTGAAATTTCCAATAAGATCGCCACCATTAACAACATCGAAGACCTCCTCGTGTCCATAGTACATACCATTAGTCGGAAATTTGGCTATTATCATGTAGGCATATTTCTTCTGGATGAAGGAAAACAGTTTGCTGTATTACGCGCAGCGAACAGTGATGGCGGGAAAAATATGCTTACGCGAGGTCACCGCTTGCGCGTCGGTGCACAAGGTATCGTCGGTTATGTTACCTATAGCGGAATTCCTCGTATTGCATTGGACGTAGGTGAAGATGCGGCTTTCTTCAACAATCCAGACTTGCCTGAGACCCATTCCGAAGTTACCCTGCCAATTAAATTTGGTAATGAAATAGTGGGAGCTTTAGACATTCAGTCGAAGGAAACAAATGCATTCACTAAAGAAGATGTGGAAGTCCTCTCCATTTTAACCAACCAGGTTTCGGTTGCGATCCAAAATGCATTTTCATTGGATCAGGCACGACGCGCACTTCAGGAAGCAGAGTTCGCCACCAGTCAATTAACAGGAATCGCGTGGAAAGAGTATGCAGAAAAAGTAAGAACAAAAGGGTATCGCTATGATGGCCTTCGACCCGAACCCTTGAAGGGATCAGTGAGCTCCTCCTCAGAGAGTGATTCAACGATAATACCTGTCCAACTACGCGGACAAACCATCGGGCGTTTGAAATTAAAGACATCTGACTCATCACGCAAATTAACAGATGACGAAATCGCCATTGTTGAATCCACTGCTGATCGTGTTGCTCTTGCCTTTGACTCGGCACGCTTGCTTGATGATGCACAAAAACGTGCTACTCGCGAATCATTCCTCTCTGAAATAGGCTCAAAACTCAGCACATCCTTTCAACTGGATACCATTCTTCGCGATACAGTAGAGGAACTTGGACAAAACCTGAAGGATTCGACAGTCACTTTCCAATTGGTGAACCCATCTTCGCCTATGACCATGGACAATAATGATGAAAACAAACCTTCATTGGGAAGAAAGACGGAGTAACGCATGGTGACGAATCAAACTCCAAATTCCAAGCCCGTCCAAAAACCCACCTGGCAACGACTGTGGGATTGGCTAACAGCACCAACCTCCGCCATTACAGATATTGGCGAGCAACGTTCTGCTCGTTTGGCTGCTTCTTTCCTATTTACGATCGCTTTCTTTGCATTTTTGGGTGGCATCGCCCGCTTTACAATGGCACATCGAAATATAGTGGAGGCATTTTCAGGCGGAATTGGTCTTTCACTCTTCCCAACCCTACTTGTCTACGCATTAGCACGGAGCAAATGGTATCGTGTCGCCATATTTATTTTTTCGGTCACGTACGGTTCTATTGCATATATTTCCATGATATCCGAAGGGGCTCAAGCAAATTCCGGGGTGCTAATTTTTATCTATGTCCCCATCAGCTTGATCGTTGCCAGTACATTTTTATCTGGGTGGGCAGTATTCCTACTAACGGGCCTAAATGTTGGCGCCCTTGTTGCTACAAAATACTTTGGTGCGCCAGTCCCGAGTGAGTTGGCCGTGGAAGCGGCGATGATCACCGTTATTGGTGTTGTATTAATTCTCCTCACAAATTTTCGGAAAAGCATTGAAGGTATCAGATTCCATCAATTACAAGATGCCAATCGCGAATTTGAAAATCTGGCTATCAACCTCGAACAACGCGTGAACGAACGCACGGCAGAACTTGAAAAGGCGAACATCCAAACCAGCCAACGCGCCAAACAACTGCAAACGATCACCCAACTTTCAGAGACCATCGCGCAGGTGCAGGATCTGAACGAACTATTCCCAGCCACTACAGAACTCATTAGTGAGCGATTTGGTTTTTATCACGTGGGCGTATTCCTCATTGACGAAGCGAAAGAGTTTGCTGTTCTACAAGCCGCCAACAGTGAGGGCGGAAAACGGATGTTGAACCGTGGGCACAAACTGAAACTCGGAACTGGTGTGGTAGGCTACTCTGCACAAACAGGTCAACCCCGCATCGCTCTGGACGTTGGGACTGATGCTGTTTTCTTCAACAACCCCGACCTACCAAACACCCATTCCGAAGCCGCCCTGCCGTTGAAATCACGTGGCGATGTTATCGGTATATTGGATGTACAAAGCACGGAAATAGGTGCGTTTACTAGCGAAGATCTGCAAGTACTTACAACCCTGGCCAATCAGGTATCCATTGCATTCGAGAACACCCGATTATTAAGTGAAACACGTGCGGCGCTTTTGCAAGTTCAGGAAGTGTATAACGAGTTCACACGGACCGAATGGGGCCGTGCCGTAACACTGGCTGAGCAACCTGGTTTCCGATATCAGGCAGGACGCATCGAAATGCTGGAAAATGCACTGCGCACTCCTGAAATACTGTCAGCAGTGGAAAATGGGACTGTTGTAGCGAATCAGCCCAACGGGTCGAAAGAGAAGCGAATGTCAATGGCAGTCCCGGTCAAATTACGCGGAGAAGTTATCGGCGTGCTACACATCGAGTCGAATAATTCGTCAAAAGAATGGCAACAAGATGAGATCAGCCTCGTGGAGGCAGTTGCAGAACGCGCCGCCTTTGCCATGGAAAACGCTCGATTGTTCCAGGATGCACGTCGGCGCGCCGCAAAAGAGCAATTGATCTCGCAGGCAACATCACGTATTAGTGGTGCTCTTGATCTCGAAAATATCTTGAAAAACACAGCCGAGGAACTGGAAAAAGTGCTGAGCGGTTCCGAAATATTGATCCAGTTCCAAAATAAAGAAAAATAGGAATAGAAATTTTCCTTACAGGCAACGGATAAAGCGACAATATTATGAAGACTGAAACCATGAAAATAAAAAACACACGAAGTCTGACAACCACATTAGCGATCAGCTTTTTCAGCTTGAGCGCGGTGGCCCTTTTGATTTCGAACAGTCTACAGATCGCATTAACTATCCGAACTCAGCAGACGGAAATCCTGGCCAAACAGGCGTTGATCGCTCAGGACACAGAGAAAAGAGTGAGTGATTTCATCCAGGGAAAGTTCGCATCCATGGAGACGGCCGCGAGCTTTTCCAATCTGGCAACAGCATCTTATGACGAGCGTATCACTGCGTTGAACGGTATGTTAGGCCTTGATCCTTCCTTCAGGCAGATCAGCATGACAAGTAGCGGCGCCAATCTCCAAGCATATGTCTCGCGTACATCTCAAACGATCTCTCAACAATTTGCGTCTCAACTTACTGGATCTGTGTATTCTGCGTTATCAATGGGAGAAAAATTCTTTGTCAGCCCAGTGTATTTTGATGAAACGACGGCTGAACCTCTAATCGCACTGGCTCTCCCATACAAGACCGTCTTTGGTGATTACCAAGGTGTTTTGTCAACCGAGGTCAGTTTAAGATTTCTTTGGGATCTAGTCGATACCATCAAGGTTGGCGAAACTGGATATGTATATATTGTGGACAATCAAGGAAACCTAATCGCCTACAAGGATAGAGGGCGAGTACTCGAAGGTGAAAATGTCAGCAATATTTTTGAAGTTAGCGAGTTTGTACAAGACCCTTCTGCCCCTCTCGATTTAACAGACGATGTAAACACATATACAGGGCTAAGTGGTGAAACCGTTTTAGGCACATTTGTGCCACTAGGAGCGCCCCAATGGGCGGTTGTTGTTGAATTACCACAGAAAGAAGCTTACCAAAACATAGTATCCCTCGCATGGCAGTCATTTGCGCTCGCAGTGCTTATTGCCTTACTTGCGGCATTGGTAGGGTATCTCAGTGCACAACGAACTGCAAAGCCATTGATCGAACTTTCCAGCGCAGCTACGGCCGTGGCCAATGGCAACTTCAATGTTCAAGCCAAAGTTGCTGGTGCAAAAGAGATCATACAACTGACAGATTCTTTCAACAACATGACGACCCAGTTGAGCGATTCGATCAGCAACCTCGAACAACGAGTTACAGAACGTACAGAAGATCTGCAAAAAGCCAATCAACAAAACGAACGGCGTGCCAAGCAATTTGAGGCTATCGCACGCGTTACCCGTACGATCAGTTCATCGTTTGAGCTTGATATTCTTGGAACACAAATTACGAACGCGATCAGCCGCGAGTTTGGTTTCTACCATGTTGGTATCTTCCTACTAGATAGCGCAAAGGAGTACGCAGTACTCAACGCGTCGAACAGTGAAGGTGGTCAGGTTATGTTGCAACGCGGACATAGACTTAAAGTTGGAGAAAAAGGAATGGTCGGCTTCGTATCCAGCACCGGCAAGCCGCGTGTGGCTCTTGATACAGGAGTAGATGCCGTCTTCTTCAACAACCCTGATCTACCCAATACACGTTCAGAAATCACGCTTCCCCTACGTGCAGGGGAAGATGTGATCGGTGTACTTGATGTACAAAGTGTTGAGTCAAATGCCTTCTCACGTGAGGATGTAAATATCCTTTCGATCCTTGCCGATCAGGTTAGTATTGCGTTCCAAAATGCAAGGCAAAATGAGGAAACGCGAAGGGCGTTGGCTGAATCTGATGCACTTTCACGTCAATTTGTCCAAACTGGTTGGCGCCAATTCACAAAGAAGCAAAACCTGTTGGGTGTGCGTCACGCCGGTACAAAGGCAACCATTCTTTACAGTGATGAAGAAACCAAAGGCAAAGATCAGCTACTTAAAACGACAAAGCAGGCAACAGTCAAGCCAAGAGGCGGCTTTTTATCTCTTCCTATTAAATTACGTGGTGAGGTCATCGGTTCAGTAGATATTCAGGCCACAGACAATCGTCAATGGGAACAGGACGAGATGGATATTGTTACAGCGATCATCGAGCGCGCGGCCATCGCAATGGAAAACTCTCGATTGCTCAATGAAGCCCAGCAGCGTGCGGCAAGAGAGCAAGCCATTGGTGAAATGTCAGCGAAGATCGGTGCTTTTACCGAAACCGAAGCCATTCTTCGCGCAACAGTAAACGAGATCGGGCAAAAGCTTCGCGGTGCTCGTGTGGTTTTTGAGCTTGGTACACAGGATGATGATCGAAAACGGAGCAAGTTGAAATGAACACTCAGGTTGAAGAGAAATATACTGAGGTTAAAGATATATGTTAAATAGAATCAGAAAATTCTTTGCTCCCCCTATCCTCGAAGATGAAGAGGCTACGCGCCGGGCAAGTTGGCTTAATGCCATCATACTTTTCCTAATCGTGCTCCGCCTTATCATCATTTTGGCCCCAACCACTAATGATTTCTTAACAAGGGCAACGTCGATAGAAAACATACGTCCGCTCTTGCTCGCAGTTATCGCCTTTATTCTTAATAAAAGAGGATATATTGGAATTGCGGCCACGATCATTTTGGTAGACAGCTTAATAGAATCGTCAATCTACTTCCTTGGACAGGGAGGCTTACGCTCTCCATTTTTAACCGCCTTCGCTTTTCTCCTATGTGTTGCCGCCCTCATTGTAGGTGAGCGGGGAGCAATGCACTTTACATCACTTCTCGTCGTTGTATTAATCGGCTTCGCCGTCGCAGAAAACTATGGTTTCGTGACAAGCGACAGGCTTCAAAATACAAGTACCTTTAGTTTACTTTTCGGTCAAATTGTGGTGCTTGTACCAACAGGTTTCGTTATCTGGCTTACCACCCGCAGTTTGAGACAATCTCTCAAGAATGCACAACAAAAAGAGGCGGAAGTGAGAACGCTGGCGTCTAATCTTGAAAAACGGGTGGAAGAACGCACTGTTGACCTTGAAACAGCCAATCAAAGGAATGAAAAACGCGCACGCCAGTTTGAAGCGATTGCGCAAGTGGCATCTGTATCATCTGCTGGCGAAAGTCTTAATGAAGCCCTACTTCAGTTGACATTTGTAATCAGCAAACAATTCGGTTTTTATCATGCAGGTATTTTTCTTTTGGATGAATCAAAGAAATATGCAATCCTAAAATCTGCAAATAGTGAAGGCGGCAAACGAATGTTGGAGCGCGGTCACCGATTGGAAGTTGGTGAAACCGGTCTGGTAGGTTTTGTAGCTGCGACAGGCAGGCCTCGTATTGCATTAGATACGGGGGCCGATGCTGTTCATTTCAACAATCCAGATTTGCCAGAAACGAAATCGGAAGTGGCCCTGCCTCTTTTACAAGGAAAAGAGGTCATCGGTGTTTTGGACGTTCAAAGCATAGAATCTCAGGCTTTCACAACAGAGGATATTGAAACACTGTCAATTCTGGCAAGCCAGGTAAGCATCATCATTCAAAACACACAATTATATGAAGAAAACGCCGTAGCGCTTCAGAACGCAGAGAAAGCATACCGCCAATTGACCGGCGAAACCTGGAAAGAAATGTTGAAAGCACAAGCTTTGAAGGGATATGTGTACGATGGGATTCGAAGCGAGCCACTCAAACGGACTCTACAATTGGAAAACCCAGTTTCGATACCTGTCAATGTGCGTGGGCAGAACATTGGTGCACTAAAACTCGAAGCTTTAGATAATGATCGAGAATGGTCTGAAGACGAGATAGCCATGTTGACCGCCGCCGCAGAACGCGCCGCCCTCGCTCTTGAAGGTGCCCGTCTGTTGGCAGAAAGCCAGAAACGTGCAGCAAAGGAGCGCACTATTGGAGAAATCACATCCAAGATCAGCGCACAAAGCGAGGTTGATGAGCTTTTGAAAACAGCTGCAAGGGAACTAAGCCGTACATTGCCTGGCACGGAAATTGCAATACAGTTCAACAGGGAAAGCACTGAATAAAGGATACGACCATGTTAAATGCAATCAGAGTTTTCTTTACAGCCCCTGTATACGAAGGCGACCCAGAAAAAACATTAGACGCCAAAACCACACACCTCGCAAGTATGGCATTACTTGTTCTTGGTATATTATCAATTCCGCTCATTGCCTTTAGTGAGGTGGAACAAACCAAAACTTTTGGTCTGATATCAACAACTGTGTCCACCATAATCTGGTTTTTTGCAATCCTTTTAGTAAAGCGTGAAAAACGGACTGCAGTAAAAATCATTATTTTATCTGTCAATACAGCTAGCATTTATTATTCGATAATCACATCAGGTGGTCTTGGGCGTCCCACGATCATTGTACTTTTATTCCTTCTGGCCGCAGCACATCTCTTTTTCCCGCTAAGAGGTGCTATTGGATACGGGATTCTCTTGTTGGTCATCGCATCCAGCATTTATGGATTGCAATTAACAGGCATTGTGCTAGAAACGCAAGCGGTCAACACATCACAAACCCTGTTATTAACCTTTATTTTCACCGTTGTTGCAAGTGCAGGCATTCTAGCAATCTCGTCTGTCAACTATCAAGCTAATATAAAAATGATTCAAGAAAGCGAACGTGAACTTCGCGAAAGAAATAATCAGCTTAATCATTTGAGAGATTCCCTTGAGCAGCGAGTTACTGAACGAACTGTGGAGCTTGAACGCGCTAATAATTACAACGAAAAACGCGCGCGCCAATTCGAGGCTGTTGCACAGGTAGCACGTCTCACTGCCACAAATGAGCAGATTGAAGAACTTCTCCCCCATCTGGCATCAGTTATCAGTGGACAATTTGGTTTTTATCATACCGGCATCTTCCTTTTGGATGACAGCCGAACTAATGCTGTTTTGCGTGCATCAAACAGCGAAGGCGGTAAACGGATGGTCCAACGCAAACATAAACTTCAGGTTGGACAAGCCGGTATCGTGGGTTTCGTCTCTGCTACAGGAACACCACGCATCGCCCTCGACGTTGGATCTGATGCTGTTTTCTTCGATAATCCAGA
Proteins encoded in this window:
- a CDS encoding GAF domain-containing protein; amino-acid sequence: MLNAIRVFFTAPVYEGDPEKTLDAKTTHLASMALLVLGILSIPLIAFSEVEQTKTFGLISTTVSTIIWFFAILLVKREKRTAVKIIILSVNTASIYYSIITSGGLGRPTIIVLLFLLAAAHLFFPLRGAIGYGILLLVIASSIYGLQLTGIVLETQAVNTSQTLLLTFIFTVVASAGILAISSVNYQANIKMIQESERELRERNNQLNHLRDSLEQRVTERTVELERANNYNEKRARQFEAVAQVARLTATNEQIEELLPHLASVISGQFGFYHTGIFLLDDSRTNAVLRASNSEGGKRMVQRKHKLQVGQAGIVGFVSATGTPRIALDVGSDAVFFDNPDLPNTRSEMALPLHIADEVIGVLDVQSTEPNAFQQADVEVLSTLANQVSIAIQNAQSFERAQQLLQDAQRVSSIYLQDAWKILESERTLLGYRASGEELQAYTKPLSSVHVIKAIESKQTISEGGKNATLAVPIRLRDEVIGIMDIRTQNEHEWDVDEVDIVEAVAERLSLAIETSLLLKSTQKRAELERITSEISGKLGATSQFDTLLRTAAEELSRVLGGSDVLVQIQPVIDTSTNLES